The sequence below is a genomic window from Synergistaceae bacterium.
ACCAATTCCAGAGCTCTTGGCATTTATAATGCCCACTAGATTGCCCTTTGAGTCAAATAGGCCGCCTCCTGAGTTTCCTGAATTCACTGCTGCCGAAGTTTGAAGCAAGGTCATAGTCTGGTTGTCAACTGTTATCTCCCTACTAGTTGCAGAAATAATTCCCTCTGTCACAGTACCACCTAGTTGACCAAGTGGGTTGCCAATAGCAAAAACCTGTTGACCTACCTGGACCTCATCAGAATCTGCAAGGCTTGCACTAACTAGATTATCGGCCTCAATCTTTAGTAGGGCCAGGTCTGTCTTTTCATCATAGGCTAGGAGCTGGGCAGGATACTCACTGCCATCATTTAGCCTAACTGTAAGTTCCTGGGCATCCTCAGCCACATGCCAGTTAGTAACTATATGGCCCTGCTCAGTAATAATAACTCCACTACCAGCGCCCTCAGCTACATAGCCCTGGTTCATAGGCCACTGGCTCATAACTAAAGACTGGGTTTTTATTTCTACTACACTATCTGCCACCTCTTTAATAACCGAGACCAAATCTCCACTGCCGATTTCCTGGCTAAAAGAAAGGGCCTGACTTTCAACTACTCCAACCTCATTAGCTGCCATGGCCTGAGCTCCATGATTGGTTCCTGCAACAAAGGCAATTACCAGGGCCAAAACTTTCATCATAACCAGGCTAATCTTCCTACTATACAGTTTTCTATTATTAAGATTATTATCATCCATAACTTCTACCTCCCTTTAAAACATCTCTATAAATGTCTTTTCTTATCTCTAGTATAAAAGCCGGGCCTTAAGTGTAGCTTAAAAAAAATCTTTTTTTTATCTGCCAGGATGGTTAAAAGAGCTCATTAAAAAAGAAGATAAGTTAGACTTACTCCCATTAAAAAAAGGCCAAAAGGCCTTTAAATTAAATCTACTCTACTAAAGTTTCAATCCTTACAGTTACCTGACCACCACAGACCATTCCAAGCTTGCCCTTGGCTGAAACATCAAATTCCAAGTCTTCTCTTGAGTCAGTGCCCGCGAGCTCCCTAGCCCTATCTATACTAATATTCTCAACATTTCCCCCACCAATGGTTCCAACAACTCCGCCATCCTTTGTTAAAACCAGCATGGAGCCTATCCCTCTAGGAGCCGAGCCTCCCTTGGCAACAATGCTAACAAGGTCCCCAGCCCTGTCTTCCTCAATAGCCCTTATGACATCTGAGCCTGCGTAGGCAATCTGGCCTCCTCCATTTTTTACACTAATTATCTCCCCGAGTATGCTAACTGCAATTTCTGCTGGTGTAACTGCGCTAATATCAAGGCCAATTGGACTATGGACCCTAGCCAAAATACTCTCATCAAAGCCTTCTTTTTTAAGTTCTCCCATTACATAGGCTACTTTATTCTTGCTAGATAGCATGCCAACATATAGAAAGTCTTTTTCTAAAACAGCTTTGAGGTAGGTCTTATCTAGGGCATGGGATCAAGAGGCAATCACAAAATATGACTTCTTATCTTCTTCTAAGCTCTCCACTGACTCTACTGGTTCTCCTAGGATAATCTTAGCCTTGGGAAAGCGCTCACTGTTGGCATAGTCCTCCCTATCTTCTAAGACCGTAACATCAAAATCTAGTGTTTCAGCCATTTGCGCTAGAGAAAGGGCTATATGACCCCCTCCGCAAATAACCAGGCTTGGCTTAAGCTTCTTTAGTTCAGTCGCCAGCAGTTTAGCCTCTTTACTGGTCATCTCTCACCTCTCCTC
It includes:
- a CDS encoding trypsin-like serine protease; its protein translation is MAANEVGVVESQALSFSQEIGSGDLVSVIKEVADSVVEIKTQSLVMSQWPMNQGYVAEGAGSGVIITEQGHIVTNWHVAEDAQELTVRLNDGSEYPAQLLAYDEKTDLALLKIEADNLVSASLADSDEVQVGQQVFAIGNPLGQLGGTVTEGIISATSREITVDNQTMTLLQTSAAVNSGNSGGGLFDSKGNLVGIINAKSSGIG
- a CDS encoding XdhC/CoxF family protein; amino-acid sequence: MTSKEAKLLATELKKLKPSLVICGGGHIALSLAQMAETLDFDVTVLEDREDYANSERFPKAKIILGEPVESVESLEEDKKSYFVIAS